A region from the Medicago truncatula cultivar Jemalong A17 chromosome 6, MtrunA17r5.0-ANR, whole genome shotgun sequence genome encodes:
- the LOC25496690 gene encoding ribosomal RNA processing protein 36 homolog: MKKLGSGIPGSSEIQYKESDIDESMSSSSISDDEEEEIMKELADVTFEELKNTRSNGAHAFFKKRGEDKKLKRLNKNRPMEASSKKPVPVFRDVIHAPKKVACDPRFNSLCGDLLDSNRFRKKYKFLYENDLPAERQTLKRELKKCKDPERRSEIEELVSWIDKQLKPDSARNIEAEILARHKKKQREAAKEGRRPFYLKKSEIRRQRLIEKYKHLKASGNLDSYIEKRRKRNAAKDHRFMPYARSVDNE; this comes from the exons ATGAAGAAGCTCGGAAGTGGAATACCAGGTTCCAGTGAAATCCAGTACAAGGAGAGTGATATTGACGAGTCAATGTCTTCTTCTAGCATATCAGATGAT GAGGAGGAGGAGATAATGAAGGAGCTGGCTGATGTAACATTTGAGGAGTTGAAGAACACTCGATCTAACGGAGCGCATGCGTTTTTCAAGAAACGTGGAGAAGACAAGAAGTTGAAAAGGCTCAATAAAAATAG GCCAATGGAGGCTAGTAGCAAGAAGCCAGTTCCTGTTTTTAGAGATGTCATCCATGCTCCTAAGAAG GTTGCATGTGATCCACGATTTAACTCCCTTTGTGGTGATCTACTTGACTCTAATCG GTTTAGAAAGAAATATAAGTTTTTATACGAAAATGATCTTCCTGCTGAAAGACAG ACTCTTAAGAGGGAATTGAAAAAATGTAAAGATCCAGAGCGCAGAAGTGAAATAGAAGAACTCGTATCATGGATT GATAAACAGTTGAAGCCTGATTCAGCAAGAAATATTGAGGCAGAGATTTTGGCTAGGCACAAGAAGAAACAAAGAGAAGCAGCAAAAGAGGGAAGACGTCCTTTTTATCTCAAGAAAT CCGAAATCCGAAGGCAAAGgcttattgaaaaatataagcatCTTAAG GCATCTGGAAACCTTGATTCATATATTGAGAAAAGGAGGAAGAGAAATGCTGCAAAAGACCATAGATTTATGCCATATGCTAGATCTGTCGACAACGAATAG
- the LOC25496692 gene encoding pentatricopeptide repeat-containing protein At1g20230, translating to MFQSIVSQCLNSPTTTLLNARTIHAHFLKFNLFTNTQLTTSLLTLYSHFLPFPHLTPILSSLPHPTIFSFSSIIHSFARSHHFRHVLGAFSQLGSLGLVPDSYLLPSAIKACAVLKELKPGKQVHGFACVNGFGSDSVLMSSLVHMYLKCNRIDDAQKLFDGMCDRDVIVWSAMIAGYSRLGNVDRAKEVFCEMRKEGVEPNLVSWNGMIAGFGNVGLYDEAVRLFHEMVSEGFLPDGSTVSCVLPGVGNLEDVLMGKQVHGYVIKLGLESDKYVVSALLDMYGRCGCAPEMSRVFDEIDQTEIGSLNAFLTGLSRNGLVDTALDVFKKFKAGELELNVVTWTSIIASCVQNGKDMEALELFRDMQADGVEPNAVTIPSLIPACGNISALTHGKEIHCFSLRKGIFDDVYVGSALIDMYANCGRIRLSQNCFDEMPFRNLVSWNSIMSGYAMHGKAKETIEMFHMMLQSGQKPDSITFTSVLSACTQNGLTEEGWHYFNSMSKEYDVKPKMEHYACMVTLLSRVGKLEEAYSIIKEMPFEPDACVWGALLSSCRVHHNLSLGEIAAEKLFVLEPDNPGNYILLSNIYASKGMWDEENRVRDMMKSKGLQKNPGCSWIEIGHRVHTLVSGDKSHPQMKEILEKSEKLSIEIKESGCLPMTKSVLQDVEEQDKEQILCGHSEKLAVVLGLINTSPGQPLQVIKNLRICDDCHAVIKVISRLEGREIFVRDTNRFHHFKEGVCSCADFW from the exons ATGTTCCAATCCATTGTATCCCAATGTCTCAACTCTCCAACTACCACTCTCCTCAACGCGCGTACCATACACGCACACTTCCTCAAATTCAACCTCTTCACCAACACCCAACTCACCACTTCTCTCCTCACTCTCTACTCCCACTTCCTCCCTTTCCCACATCTCACCCCTATCCTCTCCTCTCTCCCACACCCCAccatcttctccttctcctccaTAATCCACTCCTTTGCTAGGTCCCACCACTTTCGTCATGTTCTTGGTGCATTCTCTCAATTGGGTTCTCTTGGTCTTGTTCCTGATAGTTATCTTCTTCCTAGTGCTATTAAAGCTTGTGCTGTGTTAAAAGAGTTGAAACCTGGTAAACAG GTTCATGGGTTTGCTTGTGTTAATGGGTTTGGTTCGGATTCGGTTTTGATGTCTTCGTTGGTTCATATGTACTTGAAATGTAATAGGATTGATGATGCGCAGAAGCTATTTGATGGTATGTGTGACAGAGATGTGATTGTTTGGAGTGCGATGATTGCAGGGTATTCCAGATTGGGGAATGTTGATAGAGCGAAAGAGGTTTTTTGTGAGATGAGGAAGGAGGGTGTGGAGCCGAATTTGGTTTCATGGAATGGGATGATTGCTGGGTTTGGAAATGTTGGGTTGTATGATGAGGCGGTGAGGTTGTTTCATGAGATGGTGTCGGAAGGGTTTTTGCCGGATGGGTCGACTGTTTCGTGTGTTTTGCCAGGTGTTGGGAATTTGGAGGATGTTTTGATGGGGAAACAGGTTCACGGGTATGTGATTAAGCTGGGTTTGGAATCGGATAAATATGTTGTTAGTGCTCTTCTTGACATGTATGGAAGATGTGGATGTGCGCCCGAGATGTCTCGggtgtttgatgaaattgaTCAAACTGAAATAGGTTCTCTGAATGCTTTTCTTACTGGGTTGTCGCGTAATGGTTTGGTTGATACTGCATTGGACGTGTTCAAGAAGTTTAAAGCCGGAGAATTGGAGTTGAATGTTGTGACGTGGACGTCGATAATAGCTAGCTGCGTACAGAATGGGAAAGACATGGAGGCTTTGGAGCTTTTTAGAGATATGCAGGCTGATGGGGTGGAGCCTAATGCTGTTACTATCCCAAGCTTGATCCCTGCTTGTGGAAATATTTCAGCGTTAACGCATGGAAAGGAAATCCATTGCTTTTCTCTCAGGAAGGGAATTTTCGATGATGTATATGTAGGTAGTGCATTGATAGATATGTATGCAAACTGCGGAAGAATCCGGTTATCACAAAATTGTTTTGATGAAATGCCATTCCGTAATTTggtttcttggaattcaattaTGAGTGGTTATGCAATGCATGGAAAGGCTAAGGAAACAATCGAGATGTTTCATATGATGTTGCAAAGTGGCCAGAAACCCGACTCAATTACCTTCACAAGTGTATTATCTGCATGCACCCAAAATGGATTAACGGAAGAGGGATGGCATTACTTTAATAGCATGTCGAAAGAATACGATGTTAAACCTAAAATGGAACATTACGCTTGCATGGTTACACTTCTCAGTCGTGTAGGCAAACTCGAAGAAGCTTATTCCATCATCAAGGAAATGCCGTTTGAACCCGACGCGTGTGTGTGGGGAGCATTGTTAAGTTCTTGTAGAGTTCATCATAATTTGAGTTTAGGCGAGATTGCTGCAGAGAAGCTTTTTGTGTTGGAACCAGACAACCCCGGGAACTACATTCTTCTGTCCAACATTTATGCTTCAAAGGGTATGTGGGATGAAGAAAATAGAGTACGCGATATGATGAAGAGTAAGGGGTTACAGAAAAACCCTGGCTGTAGTTGGATTGAGATTGGACATAGGGTACACACGCTTGTTTCTGGCGACAAATCACATCCACAAATGAAAGAGATTTTGGAGAAGTCAGAAAAATTGAGTATTGAGATTAAGGAGTCCGGCTGCCTCCCAATGACTAAGTCTGTGCTGCAAGATGTGGAGGAACAAGACAAGGAGCAGATATTGTGTGGGCACAGTGAGAAATTGGCAGTAGTATTAGGACTAATCAACACAAGTCCAGGACAACCACTTCAAGTAATCAAGAACCTGAGAATTTGTGATGACTGTCATGCTGTTATCAAAGTTATAAGCAGATTGGAAGGAAGAGAAATATTTGTGAGAGACACAAATCGTTTTCACCATTTCAAAGAAGGTGTTTGCTCTTGTGCAGATTTCTGGTAA